The nucleotide sequence AACGCAACGTGTCCCGCTGGCCGGCGATAATATCTATTTACAAACCTGAACAAATGCCCTAGTATTTGTTCTTGGTGGCCGGACGACTGCAACAAGGTTCACCGCACCGGAGGTGGGGCTTCCCCAAATTAAACGCTAGGGTTGCATGGGGGCTGAATGGTTGAACGCTCTTGGGACTCACATTCTCGTCGAACTGTCTGAATGCGATCCGGAGATCCTCAGCGACGTCGACAAAGTAACGAACATTTTGGTCAAGGCCGCGAAAGAAGCAAACGCGGAGGTCCTCCAAACCGCCTTTCACCGCTTTAATCCTCAGGGGGTTAGCGGTGTCGTCGTTATTGCGGAGTCGCACCTGTCCATCCACACGTGGCCGGAATACGGTTACGCAGCCATGGACATCTACACGTGCGGCGACCACACCGATCCCTGGAAAGCATGCCGATTCGCGGCCGAGCAGTTCCAAGCAAAACAGATGCTGACCACCGAAGTGCGGCGCGGAATGCCGGACGAAGCGGGTGTGTTCAGCCACGTCGTCGGCAAGAAGTCGACAGGGATCGAGCCCGGTGCCAAAAACCGAAAACTCTCAGTGGTACGTTGAGCAGGTAGCCGACGGAGAACTGCACAGCCATGCGCTAAAGCAGACGTTGGCCCAAGGCAGATCTCACTACCAATCCTACGCAATAGTCGAAAGCCCGCTTTTCGGTAAGATGCTCGTACTCGACGGCGACACGCAAAGTGCCGCCCTAGACGAGCATATCTATCACGAATCGCTTGTGGCTCCCGCCTGCGCGGTGGCGGGCACACCCCGATCCGCGCTCATCCTCGGCGGCGGCGAAGGTGCGACGCTTCGCGAGTTGTTGCGCGTGCCGTCGATGCGCCGCGTGGTCATGGTCGACATCGACGGCGAAGTCGTCGAAGCGTGTCGCCGCTTGATGCCGGAGTGGAGCGCCGGCGCATTTGAAGATCCGCGCACCGAGTTCATCGTCGGCGACGCCAAAGCGTACGTAGAACGTTCGTCCGAGAAATTCGACGTGGTGCTGAGCGATCTCACCGAACCGCTCGAAGATTCTCCGTCTTACGGCTTGCACACCGCCGCGTTCTATCGCGCCACGCGCGCTCGTCTCGCTCCCGGCGGCGCGTATGCGATACAAACATCCACCGCCGGTCCTCACAATTTCGCGCTTCACGCCCGGATGATCGCGACGCTGCGCGCGGCGTGGCCGGCGGTGGCGCCGTATACTGCTTACGTGCCCGCGTTCGACACCGCGTGGGGTTTCGCGCTGTGCGCCGACCAGCTTGATGTGTTCGGCGAAATCATGTGGGAACGGGCGGACGAATTGGCGCGCGCGTGCGGACTGCGCCATTACGATGCGCAGACTCATCGTCATGCGTTCAATCTGCCCCGCTATCTGCGCGATGCATACGCGGCGGAAAAGCGCGTCTTCGAATAAAATTCGGCGTGTAGGAGGGCAGGCATCGCTTGCCCAGTGGGTGAGCGATGCTCACCCTCGTACGGGATGGTCACCGTACTACGAACAAAACGACGGGGCAATCGATGCTTGCCCTCCTACTCAAATGAATTTATCTGACGAGGTTGTTCGAGATCGCGTGAATCGCCGCTTGGGTTCGTGCGGTTATCTTCAATTTGCGGAAGATGTGCGAGATATGGTTTTTGATCGTCTTCTCGCTCAGGCTGAGCTTATCGGCGATCTGCCGGTTGGTGAGGCCAAGAGCGATCAGGCGGATAACGTCGGTCTCACGCAAGGATAGGTCGGGCCGCTTCGGCGGCGGACCGACGTCCGGCGTCTTCAGCAGAAGGCTCGCAATCTTCGGATCGATGTAGACTTGACCACGAGCGACGGCGAGCACCGCGCGGTGCAACTCCTCTATGCTGCAATCTTTGAGCAAGAAGCCGTCGGCGCCCAGGCTCAGGCATTGACGTACTGTGGCCGGCAGCGCGCGATACGCGAGCACGCAAATCCGCAGGTTTTGGCCTGTGCCAAGCAAGCGGCGCATGAGATCGCGGTGGTTCTCGGGTTGGAAGTCGAGGTCGAGGACGACCGCATCTATTCCGGGGCCGAAACCGGCATCCGGAACATTTGGTACACCGAACGGTTCGACGTCCCCATACTGCTCAAGCGCCGCGCATAGCGACGACCTGAACACGCCTTGCGGAACGATGACCGCGACCCTTAGCGCGTTTCCCATTTCGCGTTTCCCGGGCGCCGATCTCCATCGCCGGTGCCCTGTAATCTCGGTCGGGAGTCATTACTCAATAATCGATTACGAGCGATCGCTCCCAAAAAAGCAAGCTTGACGCTCGCTCATTCGCCCGAAGTGTTCGTAACACCATAACATGCGGATGACTACACGTCGTCTGACTCGCGGCTCATTTACGCGCCGGACTCTCGACCTAACAGTCCGCACACCTACCGCGCGTTCCGTCTAGGACTGCAGTCTGGCTGCCTGACTCACGCTCATGGGACTAACCGGGGGGCCTATGTTCGAATGTGGACGCCGGGGAAAATGCGAAGGGCCGGTAATACTTCCGGCCCTACGAATTACCACTGAACTGGGGCTTTTGCCTAGACAATTCCGCTTTTTATCGCGTAAATCGCTGCTTGCGTTCTCGCGGTGACGTTGAGCTTACTAAAGATCCTGCTGATGTGATTCTTGACCGTCTTCTCGCTCAAGAACAACTTTTCCGAAATCTGTTTGTTGGAAAGTCCGAGTGCGATGAGACGGATGACATCGGTTTCGCGCTCCGAAAGTTCGGTGGGGTCGTTGCGGTAGCGCTTGGTGCTGAGCCGGCGCAGCATGTTGCCCGCAAGTCTCGGATCGACGTAGACGTCGCCGCCGTGGATCATGAGCAGCGCGCGGGTGAGATCGGATGGGCTGATATCTTTGATTACGTAGCCTTCGACGCCGAATATGAGGCTTCGTGAGAGCAAATCTTGCTGTGCGTGCATGGAAAGCAGGCAGATGCGAACTCCCGGATGCGACTCGCGAAGCGCGCGAACCGCGTCGACCGGATCCCCCTTGTGGAAGTCCACATCGAGAAGGACGATGTCGGGTTTTGCGGCAGCTATGCGCTGCAGATCGCACTGTTCGATGCACTCTGGGACGATGCTGAACCGCTCATCTTTTGCGAG is from Candidatus Eremiobacteraceae bacterium and encodes:
- a CDS encoding response regulator transcription factor encodes the protein MDRVRIAIVEQQALFRKSLCQLLAKDERFSIVPECIEQCDLQRIAAAKPDIVLLDVDFHKGDPVDAVRALRESHPGVRICLLSMHAQQDLLSRSLIFGVEGYVIKDISPSDLTRALLMIHGGDVYVDPRLAGNMLRRLSTKRYRNDPTELSERETDVIRLIALGLSNKQISEKLFLSEKTVKNHISRIFSKLNVTARTQAAIYAIKSGIV
- the speD gene encoding adenosylmethionine decarboxylase, whose amino-acid sequence is MNALGTHILVELSECDPEILSDVDKVTNILVKAAKEANAEVLQTAFHRFNPQGVSGVVVIAESHLSIHTWPEYGYAAMDIYTCGDHTDPWKACRFAAEQFQAKQMLTTEVRRGMPDEAGVFSHVVGKKSTGIEPGAKNRKLSVVR
- a CDS encoding response regulator transcription factor — encoded protein: MGNALRVAVIVPQGVFRSSLCAALEQYGDVEPFGVPNVPDAGFGPGIDAVVLDLDFQPENHRDLMRRLLGTGQNLRICVLAYRALPATVRQCLSLGADGFLLKDCSIEELHRAVLAVARGQVYIDPKIASLLLKTPDVGPPPKRPDLSLRETDVIRLIALGLTNRQIADKLSLSEKTIKNHISHIFRKLKITARTQAAIHAISNNLVR
- a CDS encoding methyltransferase domain-containing protein, with translation MPKTENSQWYVEQVADGELHSHALKQTLAQGRSHYQSYAIVESPLFGKMLVLDGDTQSAALDEHIYHESLVAPACAVAGTPRSALILGGGEGATLRELLRVPSMRRVVMVDIDGEVVEACRRLMPEWSAGAFEDPRTEFIVGDAKAYVERSSEKFDVVLSDLTEPLEDSPSYGLHTAAFYRATRARLAPGGAYAIQTSTAGPHNFALHARMIATLRAAWPAVAPYTAYVPAFDTAWGFALCADQLDVFGEIMWERADELARACGLRHYDAQTHRHAFNLPRYLRDAYAAEKRVFE